The genomic stretch GAAAATACGCCGATCGATTATCTGGATTTTGCCTCGCCGGTTTCCGGGCTCGGCTCCAAAATGGGGCTGGATGCCACCAACAAATGGCCGGGCGAGACGCAGCGAGAATGGGGTCACCCGATTACCAAGGACCCATCGGTTGTCGCCCGTGTGGATGCCATATGGGACGAGTTAGCCATATTGAATGACAGCGATAAGCCGCACTGACGGCGCTTATTCTGTTCCCGTTTTGCTTTAGACCCTACAGAGGGATCGCATGACAACGTTGAGCTGTACAGTAACGTCGGTGGAAGCCATCACCGATACGGTTTACCGGGTGCGCTTATTGCCATCGGCGCCTTTTTCCTTCCGTGCCGGGCAATATCTGATGGTGGTGATGGACGAGCGCGACAAGCGCCCGTTCTCCGTGGCCTCCACGCCGATTGAACAAGGGTCTATCGAACTGCATATCGGGGCTTCCGAGATGAATCTGTATGCGATGGCGGTAATGGATCGCATTCTGAAAGAAAAGTCGTTGGTGGTGGACATTCCCCACGGCGAGGCCTGGCTGCGTGAAGACAGTGAACGGCCGCTGATCCTGGTTGCCGGCGGTACCGGATTCTCCTACGTGCGTTCCATCCTGTTGACGGTGCTGGCAAACCAGCCTACGCGTCCGGTCTCCGTGTATTGGGGCGGGCGCGAACTGAGCCACTTGTACGATCTGGGGGAACTGCAAGGGCTGGCGCAGGCGCATCCCAACCTGAACGTGATCCCGGTGGTCGAGCAGCCGGATGAACAGTGGCATGGCCGCTCCGGCACGGTGCTGAGCGCGGTGTTGCAGGATTTCGGTTCGCTGGCGTCGCACGATATTTATATCGCGGGCCGCTTCGAGATGGCGAAAATCGCCCGCGAGCGTTTCTGCAATGAGCGCGGCGCGCAGCTTGCGCACATGTACAGCGACGCTTTTTCTTTCATCTGATCATTTCTGCGTTGTTCTGTCGCGGCCGGGATTGATGCCCGGCCGCGCTGTTTTCACTGTCTGCGATTTTTCAACTGCCCACCGCTTTTCAACCGATTGAACTCTCCAGCCTGCCTACTGCGCTACGGATACCCGATCGCTTATAAAGCCGTCTGTCACACTGCCGACAGGCAAAACGTAAGGGCGGGTGAGTCCCAGCTGTGATGGCGGGGTTCCCGTGGTTGGCTTGACTACTATATACAATAATATATTATATAAAAATATATATTGTATTTTGCAAGCAAGACAAACAAAGGTGCCCTTATGGCGGCGACAGACCCGGAAATCACACAACAGATGATGCGCGAGGCCGCACATGGCGCGGCGGATGTGCTGCGGGCGCTGGCGAATGACGACCGGCTGATGCTGATGTGTTTTTTGAGCCAGGGCGAGGCGTCGGTCGGGCAGTTGGAACAGGCGCTGGGCATTCACCAGCCGACGCTGTCGCAGCAGCTTGCCGTAATGCGGCGCTTAAAACTGGTGGCGACGCGCCGCGAGGGCAAACAGATTTTCTACCGTATTGAGGACCCGCGCATCCTGACGCTGCTCAGTACGCTGTATACGTTGTATTGCCCAAAATAATCGTATTTCTGCAACCGGCCGCTTAAGGAGCCGATCATGACGATTGATATGCAGGCATTCACCCCGTTGATGAGTCTGACGGGCGGTATGGTGATTGGCGTGGCGGTGGTGATGCTGGCGCTGTTCTGCGGGCGTATCGCCGGCATTAGCGGCATTCTCGGCAGCCTGTTGAGCCGAACATGGCAGGATAAAGGATGGCGGCTGGCGTTTGTGCTGGGGATGCTCGCTGCGCCCTGGCTTTACCAACTGGCGGCGCCGCTGCCGGAAAGCGCGATAGCCACGCCGATGCCCTGGCTGGTGGCGTCGGGCCTGCTGGTAGGGTTCGGTACCCGTTACGGGGCGGGCTGTACCAGCGGGCATAGCGTGTGCGGCTTGTCCCGTTTTTCGTTAC from Dickeya fangzhongdai encodes the following:
- the fre gene encoding NAD(P)H-flavin reductase, with translation MTTLSCTVTSVEAITDTVYRVRLLPSAPFSFRAGQYLMVVMDERDKRPFSVASTPIEQGSIELHIGASEMNLYAMAVMDRILKEKSLVVDIPHGEAWLREDSERPLILVAGGTGFSYVRSILLTVLANQPTRPVSVYWGGRELSHLYDLGELQGLAQAHPNLNVIPVVEQPDEQWHGRSGTVLSAVLQDFGSLASHDIYIAGRFEMAKIARERFCNERGAQLAHMYSDAFSFI
- a CDS encoding YeeE/YedE family protein encodes the protein MTIDMQAFTPLMSLTGGMVIGVAVVMLALFCGRIAGISGILGSLLSRTWQDKGWRLAFVLGMLAAPWLYQLAAPLPESAIATPMPWLVASGLLVGFGTRYGAGCTSGHSVCGLSRFSLRSLVATLTFMGAAFVTVWALGAFR
- a CDS encoding ArsR/SmtB family transcription factor yields the protein MAATDPEITQQMMREAAHGAADVLRALANDDRLMLMCFLSQGEASVGQLEQALGIHQPTLSQQLAVMRRLKLVATRREGKQIFYRIEDPRILTLLSTLYTLYCPK